A section of the Pleuronectes platessa chromosome 7, fPlePla1.1, whole genome shotgun sequence genome encodes:
- the dusp8a gene encoding dual specificity protein phosphatase 8 isoform X2, with protein sequence MPLDVVIAPAEDCFWPDLQDTDMRLKIRVRRMKEGRELRGGFAAFSSCFPGLCEVKPATALPMSLSQPCLTVANVGLTRILPHLYLGSQKDVLNKDLMAQNGITYVLNASNTCPKPDYISESHFMRIPVNDNYCEKLLPWLDKTNEFIDKAKVSNCRVIVHCLAGISRSATIAIAYIMKTMGLSSDDAYRFVKDRRPSISPNFNFLGQLLEFEKGLQLLQALTSTTDDQISEVNGVDTGFEMNGHHSKYDSSVAEPHIPAEPKLPSPTSLQQGFNGLHLSAERIMDTNRLKRSFSLDIKSVYSPNSPRCPSLAPTHSEDVPKLCKLDSPGTGTSNGVCSQSPVLDSPSSSDSPFPSPGCGGSIGGLGFGGSEVHRSSSSSSRPRRKAKHSSSTSPVHSQPHQPPQSLSLSLDHKKPTLDENLKGSLLLTLPSLPTAGSGVMWTKHRDTVQATTPVTPVTPPTDAPWHFGAEVGGVGAMELGGGGDGGGEESSVRFGSSSAYVAFGCSEGVRLRDKAQREKSSPPQTQRDHRESTSSSTVSNSSNISGAASEKQFKRRSCQMEFEEGISETRSREELGKIGKQSSFSGSMEIIEVS encoded by the exons gaggttttgctgctttctcctcctgtttcccCGGCCTGTGTGAAGTGAAGCCTGCCACCGCTCTGCCTATGAGCTTGTCCCAGCCCTGCTTGACTGTGGCTAACGTAGGGCTCACTCGAATCCTGCCACACCTCTACCTGGGCTCACAGAAGGATGTCCTCAACAAG GATCTGATGGCTCAGAATGGTATCACCTATGTGCTGAATGCCAGCAACACCTGCCCCAAGCCGGACTACATCAGTGAGAGCCACTTCATGCGAATCCCGGTCAACGACAACTACTGTGAGAAACTGCTTCCCTGGCTGGACAAAACCAATGAATTCATAG ACAAAGCTAAGGTGTCAAACTGCAGAGTCATTGTGCACTGCCTGGCTGGAATCTCGCGTTCAGCAACCATCGCCATCGCATACATCATGAAGACAATGGGCTTGTCGTCAGACGACGCCTACAG GTTTGTAAAGGACCGGAGGCCGTCAATATCCCCCAACTTCAACTTCCTTGGTCAGCTGCTGGAGTTTGAGAAAGGCCTGCAGCTACTCCAAGCTTTAACTTCCACCACTGACGACCAAATCTCAGAGGTTAATGGAGTTGATACAGGTTTTGAAATGAACGGTCACCACAGCAAATATGATTCATCGGTGGCAGAGCCCCACATCCCAGCAGAGCCCAAGCTACCGTCACCCACCTCCCTCCAGCAAGGCTTCAACGGCCTGCACCTCTCTGCAGAGAGGATCATGGACACTAACCGGCTCAAACGCTCCTTCTCCCTGGACATTAAATCTGTCTACTCCCCCAACAGTCCCCGCTGCCCTAGCCTGGCCCCCACACACTCTGAAGACGTCCCTAAGCTGTGTAAGCTTGACAGCCCAGGAACAGGCACTTCCAACGGTGTCTGCTCCCAGTCGCCCGTCCTAGACAGCCCCAGCTCCTCTGATTCACCATTCCCCTCACCAGGCTGCGGGGGCAGCATCGGAGGTTTGGGGTTCGGAGGAAGTGAAGTCCATCGGTCGAGTTCTTCCTCATCCAGACCCAGAAGGAAAGCTAAGCACAGCTCCAGCACTTCACCAGTCCACTCCCAACCACACCAACCTCCTCAGTCCCTCAGCTTGTCGCTGGACCACAAGAAACCCACCCTGGACGAGAACCTAAAAGGCTCCCTGCTCCTCACACTACCATCCCTGCCCACCGCGGGGTCTGGGGTCATGTGgaccaaacacagagacactgtcCAGGCCACCACTCCTGTCACGCCTGTCACCCCCCCCACAGATGCTCCCTGGCATTTTGGGGCAGAGGTGGGCGGTGTCGGAGCGATGGAGCTGGGAGGTGgcggagatggaggaggagaggagtcgtcAGTGAGGTTTGGGAGCAGCTCGGCATATGTGGCGTTTGGGTGTAGCGAAGGTGTGCGGTTACGAGACAAAGCCCAGAGGGAGAAGTCCTCAccaccacagacacagagagaccacCGGGAGTCCACCTCGTCGTCCACTGTGTCCAACAGCTCGAACATCAGCGGAGCTGCGTCAGAGAAGCAGTTCAAGCGACGCAGCTGTCAGATGGAGTTCGAGGAGGGCATCTCTGAGACACGGTCCAGAGAAGAGCTGGGGAAGATTGGGAAGCAGTCAAGCTTCTCTGGAAGCATGGAGATCATCGAGGTATCCTGA